The Anas acuta chromosome 7, bAnaAcu1.1, whole genome shotgun sequence genome has a window encoding:
- the MYPN gene encoding myopalladin isoform X2 — MDHNAKPADTSLKAASPATRAATKHQETSKAPSAVVQPVSVPVQPVSTPVTQAQSPTNYLQGLDGRPIVAAPVFTKMLQDISASEGQLVVFECRVKGAPSPKVEWYREGTLIEDSPDFRILQKKPRSMAEPEEICTLVIAEVFSEDSGSFTCTASNKYGTVSSIARLTVKASEDSSNAAALHTMSSINLVAAEHQSPPHVPSQRVNQPPKPKLEGVLVNHNEPRSSSKIGLRVHFKLPEDDKESESPPEDGLGTTNQRGPNYFQDRINGQPVKVPEPTSPSKEPPPVLAKPKLDQTQLKQLHNQVLLEQQLVHQTSTRELSFNTALLNSATSFNQQSTSTTYKQSKASASQAFNYTRPKQFLSPQTPPPTISSSSSSVTIYSSVSQGTQRTNNKENVTANPPPTPSRPSGAFTSKSDQSLSSPKESTVPPLTLSTSSVKQFQPQSVTPTPVSPTGRIPNPVAFLSAVLPSLPSAPSTNAMGLPKSTPVTSTQGLTKKNLKPLPLATDDSIRENKAALVKDLERKLHFREDINQQSSQQEYRISSFEQRLMNEIEFRLERTPVDESDDEVQHEEIPTGKYIAPIFDKRLKHFRVMEGSPITFTCKIVGIPVPKVYWFKDGKQISKKNSHFKMSREEDGTCSLHIETSTNDDDGNYTIMAANPQGRVSCSGHLMVQSIPIRGRISTIQPHRTRSRVPEGDREAVQERFFRPYFLQAPGDMVAHEGRLCRLDCKVSGLPTPDLTWLLNGKPVLPDSTHKMLVRETGVHSLLIDPLSQNDAGTYTCLATNRAGQNSFTLELTVVAKEVKKAPMFLEKLQNCGVPEGYPVRLECRVVGMPPPIFYWKKDNETIPSNRERMSMHQDTTGYVCLLIQPAKKADAGWYTLSAKNEAGIVSCTARLDIYAQWHHQIAQPIKLRPGGGRYANLTGQGLEIFSAFPTTESPMLFSSPTQKVVESEEL; from the exons ATGGATCA CAATGCAAAGCCAGCTGACACCTCCCTGaaggcagcatctcctgctACTAGAGCTGCAACCAAGCACCAAGAAACCTCCAAGGCACCATCAGCTGTGGTTCAGCCTGTGTCTGTACCTGTCCAGCCTGTGTCTACGCCAGTTACTCAG GCTCAAAGCCCCACTAACTATTTGCAAGGATTGGATGGAAGACCTATAGTTGCTGCTCCTGTATTTACAAAG ATGTTAcaggacatctcagcttctgaGGGGCAGCTTGTAGTATTTGAATGTCGGGTGAAAGGAGCTCCGTCCCCAAAGGTTGAATGGTACAGAGAAGGAACACTGATAGAAGATTCTCCAGATTTTCGGATATTACAGAAAA aaCCACGATCTATGGCTGAACCAG AGGAAATCTGTACTCTGGTTATTGCTGAAGTATTTTCAGAAGACTCTGGCAGTTTCACCTGCACTGCAAGCAATAAATATGGCACAGTATCTAGTATAGCTCGTCTAACTGTCAAAG CATCTGAAGACAGTAGTAATGCTGCTGCCCTTCACACAATGAGCTCAATCAACTTAGTTGCTGCTGAACATCAGTCTCCCCCACATGTTCCTTCCCAACGTGTAAATCAACCCCCCAAACCTAAACTTGAAGGTGTTCTTGTGAACCACAACGAACCCAGATCGAGTTCCAAGATAGGTCTCCGTGTGCACTTCAAGCTGCCTGAAGATGACAAAGAAAGTGAGTCACCACCAGAGGATGGACTTGGCACCACAAACCAAAGAGGACCCAACTACTTCCAGGACAGGATTAATGGACAGCCAGTGAAAGTACCAGAGCCAACATCACCATCCAAGGAACCCCCTCCAGTACTGGCTAAACCAAAGCT TGATCAGACCCAGTTAAAACAGCTCCACAACCAAGTCTTGCTTGAGCAACAGCTTGTGCATCAGACATCTACAAGAGAGCTGTCATTCAACACAGCTTTATTGAATTCTGCTACTTCATTCAATCAACAATCCACCTCAACCACgtacaaacaaagcaaagcctCTGCTTCACAAGCATTCAACTATACCCGACCTAAGCAGTTCCTATCGCCACAGACCCCACCGCCTACCATTTCCTCTTCTAGCTCCTCAGTGACAATATACAGCAGTGTCTCTCAAGGAACTCAAAGAACaaataacaaggaaaatgtCACGGCAAATCCTCCACCTACACCATCAAGGCCATCAGGAGCATTTACAAGCAAAAGTGATCAGTCTCTATCAAGCCCAAAAGAATCCACTGTGCCTCCGTTAACACTGTCTACATCCAGTGTAAAACAATTTCAGCCACAGAGTGTGACTCCTACTCCTGTCTCCCCAACTGGCCGAATTCCAAATCCAGTAGCTTTCCTTAGCGCTGTTCTTCCTTCACTTCCTTCTGCACCATCAACCAATGCTATGGGGCTGCCCAAAAGTACACCAGTCAC ctCAACCCAGGgattaacaaagaaaaatctgaagccTCTGCCATTAGCAACAGATGATTCTATTCGGGAAAATAAAGCTGCACTTGTGAAGGACCTGGAAAGAAAACTACATTTCAGAGAGGATATTAATCAACAAAGTAGTCAGCAG GAATACAGGATTTCAAGCTTTGAGCAGAGGCTGATGAACGAAATAGAATTTCGCCTTGAACGCACCCCGGTGGATGAATCAGATGATGAAGTGCAACATGAGGAAATCCCTACAGGCAAATATATAGCACCCATCTTTGACAAGAGACTCAAGCACTTCCGGGTAATGGAAGGATCTCCTATCACATTCACTTGCAAAATTGTTGGAATACCTGTTCCCAAG GTATACTGGTTCAAGGATGGCAAgcagatttcaaagaaaaactcaCATTTCAAAATGAGCAGAGAGGAAGATGGAACATGTTCTTTACATATTGAAACTTCTACTAATGATGATGATGGAAACTATACCATTATGGCTGCAAACCCACAA GGAAGAGTCAGTTGTTCAGGCCACCTGATGGTTCAGAGTATCCCTATTCGGGGCCGAATATCAACAATCCAGCCTCATag AACAAGATCCCGGGTTCCAGAGGGAGACAGAGAAGCTGTTCAAGAACGCTTTTTCAGGCCCTATTTTCTACAGGCTCCAGGTGATATGGTAGCACATGAAGGGCGACTTTGTAGATTGGATTGTAAG GTGAGTGGGTTACCAACGCCAGACCTGACGTGGCTTCTGAATGGCAAACCTGTGTTACCAGACAGCACCCACAAGATGCTGGTCAGAGAGACTGGAGTTCACTCTCTGCTCATTGATCCTCTCTCACAAAATGATGCTGGAACTTATACTTGCCTTGCCACTAATCGAGCAGGACAAAATTCATTTACTCTGGAGTTGACTGTTGTAG caaaggaagtaaaaaaagcCCCCATGTTTTTGGAGAAGCTTCAGAACTGTGGTGTTCCAGAAGGGTACCCGGTCAGATTAGAGTGCAGGGTTGTGGGAATGCCACCCCCCATATTTTACTGGAAGAAGGATAATGAAACCATCCCATCAAACAGAGAGAGGATGAG CATGCACCAAGATACAACCGGGTACGTCTGCCTTCTGATTCAGCCTGCCAAGAAAGCTGATGCGGGCTGGTATACCTTGTCTGCAAAAAATGAAGCTGGTATTGTCTCTTGTACTGCTAGACTTGACATATACG CTCAGTGGCACCATCAAATTGCACAGCCAATAAAGCTTCGACCTGGTGGTGGCCGGTATGCCAACCTTACTGGTCAAGGACTCGAgattttttctgccttcccaaCTACTGAAAGCCCTATGCTGTTTTCATCCCCAACCCAAAAGGTGGTGGAAAGTGAAGAACTTTGA